The Pseudorhodobacter turbinis genome contains a region encoding:
- a CDS encoding TetR/AcrR family transcriptional regulator: protein MSTQTKDTRSHILSVGRSLTARQGYSGVGLNELLKAAGVPKGSFYHYFASKEAYGCALLDDFVSQYHASLGETLLDSKLDARARLLRYFEGWLQKQTGPNLQDRCLVVKLSAEVADLSPDMSKILQRGVTDIITSLTETIEEGINEGSIAPIKDIQSVAQSIYHQWLGASLIAGLTQDSTPLDAALRSTDIAIPPP, encoded by the coding sequence ATGAGCACACAAACCAAAGATACACGCAGTCACATTTTATCCGTTGGGCGCAGCCTGACGGCGCGGCAGGGATATTCTGGCGTGGGGCTGAATGAACTGTTGAAAGCAGCGGGCGTGCCCAAAGGCTCCTTCTACCACTACTTTGCGTCCAAAGAGGCTTATGGTTGCGCGCTACTCGATGATTTTGTCTCACAATACCACGCTAGTCTTGGCGAAACGCTGCTCGATTCCAAGCTTGATGCACGCGCACGGTTGCTGCGTTATTTTGAGGGCTGGCTACAAAAACAAACCGGGCCAAACCTGCAGGACCGCTGCCTCGTGGTGAAGCTATCTGCCGAGGTGGCCGATCTTTCACCGGATATGAGCAAAATCTTGCAGCGCGGCGTTACTGACATCATCACAAGCCTGACCGAAACCATTGAAGAGGGCATCAACGAAGGCTCGATTGCCCCGATCAAAGACATCCAGAGCGTCGCCCAATCAATCTATCACCAGTGGCTAGGCGCCAGCCTTATTGCAGGGCTGACACAGGACAGCACCCCCTTGGACGCCGCGCTAAGATCGACGGACATCGCAATCCCACCCCCATAA
- a CDS encoding iron-containing alcohol dehydrogenase, translating to MNNFDLHNPTHILFGKGRIADLDAQIPAQAKVLLLYGGGSAERTGVLGQVRSALGNRTVVEFGGIEPNPRFATAIKAVDVIAEHGITFLLAVGGGSVIDATKFIAAAAKYDGDAWEILTSMGSVVKSAMPFGTVLTLPATGSEMNPGSVITHAEKGAKLPFMTAHCYPVFSILDPELTYTLPPRQIANGVADAFVHIIEQYLTYPVAASVQDGFAETLLRTLIELGPKALETPDDYDIRANLMWTATLALNGLIGAGVPQDWASHMIGHEITALNDTDHARTLAVVLPALMQDQRGPKREKLLQYAANVWNIREGDDDTRIDAAIDATRNFFHAMGIDTRLGDYGLGAPDIDLLVAALESHGMTALGENQAITPDTARRILNAAL from the coding sequence ATGAACAACTTCGATTTGCACAACCCGACACATATTCTTTTTGGCAAAGGTCGTATCGCGGATCTTGATGCCCAAATACCGGCGCAAGCAAAGGTTCTGCTTCTTTATGGCGGCGGTAGCGCCGAACGAACCGGCGTTCTGGGCCAAGTCCGGTCCGCACTTGGCAATCGCACGGTTGTTGAATTCGGTGGAATTGAGCCGAACCCACGCTTTGCCACTGCGATCAAAGCTGTGGATGTGATCGCCGAGCATGGCATCACTTTCCTGTTGGCTGTCGGCGGCGGTTCCGTCATTGATGCAACCAAGTTCATCGCAGCGGCGGCCAAGTACGACGGCGATGCATGGGAAATTCTGACCTCTATGGGCAGCGTTGTGAAATCCGCGATGCCGTTTGGCACAGTGCTAACCTTGCCCGCAACAGGGTCCGAGATGAACCCCGGCTCTGTCATTACACATGCCGAAAAAGGTGCGAAACTGCCGTTTATGACCGCGCATTGCTATCCCGTTTTCTCTATCCTTGACCCAGAGCTTACCTACACGCTGCCCCCGCGCCAGATCGCGAATGGCGTGGCCGATGCTTTCGTGCATATTATCGAACAGTATCTGACATACCCCGTCGCAGCCTCTGTTCAGGACGGCTTTGCCGAAACGCTTTTGCGCACGCTGATCGAGCTGGGCCCTAAGGCGCTGGAAACGCCAGATGACTACGACATCCGCGCCAATCTGATGTGGACCGCAACACTTGCCTTGAACGGTCTGATCGGCGCAGGCGTGCCGCAAGACTGGGCAAGCCATATGATCGGGCATGAAATCACCGCGTTAAATGACACAGATCACGCCCGTACTTTGGCCGTTGTTCTGCCCGCCTTGATGCAAGACCAGCGCGGCCCCAAGCGCGAAAAGCTGCTGCAATATGCGGCCAATGTTTGGAACATTCGCGAAGGCGACGACGACACGCGCATCGACGCCGCGATTGATGCAACCCGGAACTTTTTCCACGCAATGGGGATCGACACCCGCCTTGGGGACTATGGCCTTGGGGCACCCGACATCGACCTGCTTGTCGCAGCCCTGGAAAGCCACGGCATGACCGCACTTGGTGAAAACCAGGCCATTACACCAGACACCGCGCGCCGCATTCTTAACGCAGCACTGTAA
- a CDS encoding NADP-dependent oxidoreductase has protein sequence MTQTTTTNRQLVLATRPKGAPTRDTLTLKETTIPTAGADQMLLRTEFLSLDPYMRGRMSDAPSYAPPVEIGGVMVGGTVAQVITSNVDGFAEGDFVLSFNGWQDYALSDGTGVTNLGKTPDHPSWALGILGMPGFTAWAGLTRIGEPKAGETIVVAAATGPVGATVGQIGKLLGCRVVGIAGGRDKCAYAVNELGFDACIDHKADDFADQLGKATPNGIDVYYENVGGKVLDAVIPLLNPNARVPVCGLISQYNATALPNGPDRMNWLMGQILRKKVKVQGFIIFDDFGHLYPEFAKEMSAWIETGKIKYREEIIDGLENAPEAFVGLLNGENFGKRVIRVGNK, from the coding sequence ATGACACAGACAACAACAACCAATCGGCAGCTTGTTTTGGCGACGCGTCCAAAGGGCGCACCGACCAGAGACACCCTAACCCTTAAGGAAACCACGATCCCCACAGCGGGCGCAGATCAGATGCTGTTGCGCACTGAATTTCTGTCGCTTGACCCTTACATGCGCGGCCGGATGAGCGATGCCCCCTCCTACGCCCCACCCGTTGAGATTGGCGGCGTGATGGTTGGTGGCACAGTGGCGCAGGTTATCACATCCAATGTCGACGGGTTTGCTGAGGGTGACTTTGTTCTCAGCTTCAATGGCTGGCAGGATTACGCCCTATCGGATGGCACGGGTGTGACCAACCTTGGCAAAACGCCGGATCACCCGTCATGGGCGCTTGGTATCCTCGGGATGCCCGGCTTTACGGCATGGGCTGGACTAACACGGATTGGTGAGCCAAAGGCAGGAGAGACGATTGTTGTCGCCGCAGCCACCGGCCCGGTCGGTGCTACGGTTGGTCAAATCGGCAAACTTTTGGGGTGCCGCGTCGTAGGCATCGCAGGTGGGCGAGATAAATGTGCCTATGCGGTGAACGAATTGGGCTTTGACGCCTGTATTGACCACAAAGCCGATGACTTTGCCGATCAGCTGGGCAAAGCGACGCCCAATGGCATCGATGTCTATTATGAGAATGTTGGCGGCAAGGTCCTTGATGCCGTTATCCCATTGCTAAACCCCAACGCGAGGGTACCGGTTTGTGGGTTAATCTCGCAATATAACGCAACCGCACTGCCAAATGGCCCTGATCGTATGAATTGGTTAATGGGTCAGATTTTGCGCAAAAAGGTCAAGGTTCAGGGCTTTATCATTTTTGATGATTTCGGCCACCTCTACCCTGAATTCGCCAAGGAAATGTCTGCGTGGATTGAGACGGGTAAAATCAAATATCGCGAAGAGATCATCGACGGCTTGGAAAATGCACCCGAGGCTTTTGTCGGACTTTTGAACGGCGAAAACTTTGGCAAGCGCGTGATCCGCGTTGGCAATAAATGA
- a CDS encoding type 1 glutamine amidotransferase domain-containing protein, translated as MKILMVLTSHDKMGDTGKKTGFWLEEFAAPYYVFKDAGAEITIASPKGGQPPIDPSSDDDGAQTDDTRRFKADADAQKQLATTLELADVTETGFDAIFYPGGHGPLWDLAEDADSKRLIEAFAAADHPVGAVCHAPAVFRHTLGTDGKPLVSGRRVTGFTNTEEEAVGLTDIVPFLVEDMLKAKGGAYEKGADWASFVLRDGKLVTGQNPASSAAAAQEILALLA; from the coding sequence ATGAAAATTCTTATGGTTCTCACCTCACACGATAAAATGGGCGACACGGGCAAGAAAACCGGCTTTTGGCTGGAGGAATTCGCAGCCCCCTATTACGTCTTCAAAGACGCAGGGGCCGAGATCACCATCGCGTCGCCCAAAGGGGGGCAGCCACCCATTGACCCCTCCAGCGATGATGACGGTGCCCAGACGGACGACACGCGTCGTTTCAAGGCCGATGCTGATGCGCAAAAACAGCTTGCGACGACGCTTGAACTTGCCGACGTGACAGAGACCGGCTTTGACGCGATTTTCTATCCCGGTGGCCACGGCCCGCTTTGGGATCTTGCCGAAGATGCCGACAGCAAGCGCCTGATCGAAGCCTTTGCCGCAGCAGACCATCCCGTTGGTGCCGTTTGTCACGCCCCGGCCGTGTTCCGCCATACGCTTGGGACAGACGGAAAACCCTTGGTTTCGGGGCGCCGCGTAACGGGCTTCACCAACACCGAAGAAGAGGCTGTTGGCCTGACAGACATCGTTCCATTTTTGGTGGAGGATATGTTGAAAGCCAAAGGTGGTGCCTATGAAAAGGGTGCGGATTGGGCAAGCTTTGTGCTGCGCGATGGCAAGCTGGTAACAGGGCAAAACCCTGCGTCCTCGGCTGCAGCGGCACAGGAAATTCTGGCCCTGCTGGCATAA
- a CDS encoding IS3 family transposase (programmed frameshift) produces the protein MKMTRYSEPQILAILRQAEGGVPVAELCREHGMSNASFYKWRAKYGGMDASMVSQMKAMEEENRRLKRMYADLSMQADLLKEALGKKLTGPSQRREMAETAVERRGVSIALACRAFEVSETCYRYSPKLKDENEVIADLLTGLTDARKTWGFGLCFLHLRNVKGHPWNHKRVYRIYCELELNLRIKPRKRLKREKPDVLAVPNRPNVTWSMDFMADRLGDGRAFRLLNVLDDFNREGLGIEVDFSLPAERVIRSLDRIIEWRGKPGTIRVDNGPEYISETLRKWAEKHSVTIQHIQPGQPQQNAYVERYNRTVRHEWLDQYIIESIEEAQDQATQWLWTYNNDRPNMGIGGITPAMKLKMAA, from the exons ATGAAAATGACCAGATATAGCGAACCCCAGATCCTTGCGATCCTGCGCCAAGCCGAAGGTGGTGTGCCGGTGGCCGAGCTTTGCCGTGAACATGGCATGAGCAATGCGTCGTTTTACAAATGGCGTGCGAAGTATGGTGGCATGGATGCATCCATGGTCAGCCAGATGAAAGCCATGGAGGAAGAGAACCGCAGGCTGAAGCGGATGTATGCAGATCTGAGCATGCAGGCGGACTTATTGAAGGAAGCCCTCGGAAAAAAGT TAACGGGGCCATCTCAGCGCCGCGAGATGGCCGAAACGGCGGTAGAGCGACGGGGCGTCAGCATCGCGCTGGCGTGCCGGGCCTTCGAGGTCAGCGAGACCTGCTATCGTTACAGCCCGAAGCTGAAAGACGAGAACGAGGTGATCGCCGATCTGCTGACAGGGCTGACGGATGCGCGCAAGACTTGGGGATTTGGCCTGTGTTTCCTGCATTTGCGCAACGTGAAGGGGCATCCGTGGAACCACAAGCGGGTCTACCGGATCTACTGTGAGCTGGAACTGAACCTGCGCATCAAGCCGCGCAAGCGGCTGAAACGGGAGAAGCCTGACGTTCTGGCGGTCCCGAACAGACCGAATGTGACCTGGTCCATGGACTTCATGGCGGATCGCCTCGGCGACGGCAGGGCTTTTCGGCTTTTGAATGTGTTGGACGACTTCAACCGCGAAGGGCTGGGGATCGAGGTTGATTTCTCGCTCCCTGCCGAACGGGTCATCCGCAGCCTTGATCGCATTATCGAATGGCGCGGAAAACCGGGCACGATCAGGGTCGACAATGGGCCGGAATATATCAGCGAAACACTGAGAAAATGGGCTGAGAAACATAGTGTTACGATCCAGCACATCCAACCCGGACAGCCCCAGCAGAACGCCTATGTCGAGCGCTACAACCGGACGGTTCGGCATGAATGGCTGGATCAATACATCATCGAAAGCATCGAGGAGGCTCAGGATCAGGCCACACAATGGCTCTGGACATATAACAACGACCGCCCGAACATGGGCATCGGCGGCATCACACCCGCTATGAAACTGAAAATGGCCGCGTAA
- a CDS encoding FRG domain-containing protein: MLKWSHYARFALAPYLYVDGSSGSIEETQAILQHYGWRSFYLDFSSNPAVSSWFASHQYQSDQSIEMSEDWHEDPIWRVHQTAGYTEFVGNCHLYAVDPSRAKSQSIHAHDLSSISISGARPRFHAQDAWLLGPVAGTLPEGIITHHFIADAKLFREYSGISSTNDLFPPPSQDPILRALMSVPWRRLCTKDEDEGLPAIPVFRRSLVLTPTQHGISIAQWPIDHEAKKFFLSREWRAMG, translated from the coding sequence ATGTTAAAATGGAGTCATTACGCCCGCTTCGCGCTGGCACCCTACCTGTATGTGGATGGTTCGTCTGGAAGTATCGAAGAGACACAGGCAATTCTTCAGCATTACGGCTGGCGCTCATTTTATTTAGACTTCTCTTCCAATCCTGCCGTATCTTCTTGGTTCGCATCGCACCAATATCAAAGCGACCAATCTATAGAGATGAGCGAAGATTGGCATGAGGACCCGATATGGCGAGTGCATCAAACGGCTGGCTATACGGAGTTTGTTGGTAATTGCCATCTTTATGCTGTCGATCCAAGTCGAGCCAAGAGTCAAAGCATACATGCGCACGACCTTTCGAGTATTTCGATTTCCGGCGCTCGTCCACGATTCCACGCTCAGGATGCCTGGCTGCTGGGTCCTGTTGCGGGTACACTACCTGAAGGCATAATAACGCACCACTTTATCGCTGACGCAAAGCTATTTAGAGAATATTCTGGTATTTCCTCCACGAACGATCTCTTTCCGCCACCTTCGCAGGACCCGATTCTTCGTGCTCTCATGTCCGTTCCATGGCGAAGGCTATGCACCAAAGATGAAGATGAGGGCTTGCCTGCTATTCCGGTTTTTCGACGATCGCTTGTCCTCACCCCAACGCAACACGGTATCAGCATTGCGCAATGGCCGATCGATCATGAGGCGAAGAAGTTTTTTCTGTCTCGGGAGTGGAGGGCAATGGGTTGA
- a CDS encoding IS110 family transposase: MRLFVGLDVSLAKTAICVISEHGKIVKEAQVASEPEELVRWAREQDGTIAAIGLEAGPLSQWLHRAMSVAGLEVVLMETRQVKGALKAMPIKTDRRDAEGIARLLHLGWFRPVHCKSVSAQEVRAVLGARKAIQQGMIALEMSMRGLLRNFGLKVGAISRGRYEHRIRELADGNSMLEAATGPMLLARASLRKELAGLERLVRQMAQDDPVCRRLMSMPGVGAVVALTYRSAVDDPTRFTSSKNVGPWVGMTPSRNQSGERDVSGGITKAGDVNLRRALCQAATVMLHRGRSTWLRTWAAQVARRRGGKRAMVALARRIGVILHRMWVDDTDFRSDTAVPHAV; the protein is encoded by the coding sequence ATGAGACTGTTTGTTGGGTTGGATGTATCGCTGGCAAAGACCGCAATTTGCGTGATCAGCGAGCATGGCAAGATCGTGAAAGAAGCGCAGGTCGCCAGTGAACCTGAAGAATTGGTGCGTTGGGCCCGCGAACAGGACGGCACTATTGCCGCCATTGGGCTCGAGGCTGGCCCATTGTCTCAATGGTTACATCGCGCAATGAGCGTTGCAGGGCTTGAAGTCGTCCTGATGGAAACCCGCCAGGTAAAAGGCGCCCTGAAGGCGATGCCAATCAAGACGGACCGGCGGGATGCCGAGGGCATTGCGCGCCTGCTTCACCTTGGCTGGTTCCGGCCCGTTCACTGCAAATCCGTCTCGGCGCAAGAAGTTCGTGCCGTGCTCGGTGCCCGAAAGGCCATCCAGCAAGGTATGATCGCCCTAGAAATGTCTATGCGTGGGCTGTTGCGGAACTTTGGGTTGAAAGTTGGTGCTATCTCTCGGGGCAGGTATGAACACCGAATCCGCGAATTGGCGGACGGTAATTCGATGCTGGAGGCCGCGACAGGCCCTATGCTTCTGGCACGGGCATCCTTGCGAAAGGAGCTGGCGGGATTGGAACGCCTTGTCCGTCAGATGGCTCAGGATGACCCAGTCTGTCGTCGACTTATGTCGATGCCTGGAGTGGGAGCTGTTGTCGCGCTAACCTACAGATCAGCCGTCGATGATCCCACCCGGTTCACATCTTCCAAGAATGTTGGCCCGTGGGTCGGCATGACACCATCACGCAACCAGTCGGGCGAACGCGATGTCTCAGGCGGCATCACCAAGGCAGGTGATGTCAACCTGCGTCGCGCGCTATGTCAGGCTGCGACCGTGATGTTGCACCGCGGGCGTTCGACCTGGCTGAGAACATGGGCAGCGCAAGTCGCCCGCCGCAGAGGTGGTAAGCGCGCCATGGTCGCGTTAGCCCGGCGCATCGGGGTGATCCTGCACCGGATGTGGGTTGATGACACAGACTTTCGATCAGACACTGCCGTGCCCCATGCGGTCTAA
- a CDS encoding SDR family oxidoreductase: MKLKGKVALVTGAASGFGKGIAELFVAEGAKVAIVDLNEQGARDVAASLGGAAIAIGCDVADGAQVAAAVKQTTEAFGALDIVVNNAGWTNKNSPLMDTDEVTFRKIYDINVLSIFHMTKACVPLWRSQGNGVMINIGSVAGIRPRPGLTWYNSSKGAVNLMTKSLAVELAPDNIRVNCVAPVMGATGLLEQFMGMEDTPENRKKFIATVPMGRLCEARDIANATLYLASGDADFITGVVLEVDGGRTI, from the coding sequence ATGAAACTTAAGGGTAAAGTAGCACTCGTGACGGGTGCGGCCTCGGGCTTTGGCAAGGGGATTGCCGAGCTATTCGTGGCCGAGGGCGCAAAGGTCGCCATCGTAGACTTGAACGAGCAGGGCGCGCGTGATGTCGCGGCCAGTCTGGGCGGCGCAGCCATCGCAATCGGCTGCGACGTGGCGGACGGCGCGCAGGTGGCAGCCGCGGTCAAGCAGACGACCGAGGCGTTCGGCGCGCTGGATATCGTGGTTAACAACGCGGGCTGGACCAACAAGAACAGCCCGTTGATGGACACGGACGAGGTGACATTCCGCAAGATCTATGACATCAACGTGCTGTCGATTTTCCACATGACCAAGGCCTGCGTCCCACTGTGGCGGAGTCAGGGCAACGGTGTGATGATCAATATCGGTTCGGTCGCCGGTATCCGTCCGCGCCCCGGCTTGACGTGGTACAACTCGTCCAAGGGCGCTGTCAATTTGATGACCAAATCGCTGGCAGTAGAGTTGGCACCAGACAACATCCGCGTCAATTGCGTGGCCCCCGTCATGGGCGCGACGGGCCTTCTGGAGCAGTTCATGGGCATGGAAGACACGCCTGAAAACCGCAAGAAATTCATCGCGACCGTGCCAATGGGTCGGCTGTGCGAGGCACGGGATATCGCCAACGCGACGCTGTATCTTGCCTCGGGTGATGCTGATTTCATCACTGGTGTTGTGCTGGAGGTCGATGGCGGTCGAACCATCTAA
- a CDS encoding aldehyde dehydrogenase family protein, with protein MPNELSLPKPLNLIAGKWVPAASGEEMDVRSPLDGEVFTTIAAAQPEDVDAAVKAAREAFDTGAWGQLTAAERGRLMLRFSLRILEEAEPLAQLESRDNGKPLKQARADMVACARYFEFYGGAADKVHGEVIPFMMGYNVQVVREPYGVIACIIPWNYPSQMFARALAPALAVGNSTVLKPAEDACLTCLRLAELAGEVGFPDGAINVVTGRGDVAGRALSEHPGVDFIAFTGSPEVGQMIQIAAAKNYIPCTLELGGKSPQIVFDDADIDAALPFLVGGIIANAGQTCSAGSRILIQEGVYDKVVAGLKERFEALEASDIAEEAALGPVISAKQKKRVEAYIDGADAPLIARGTVREGAPKGGYYVAPALFGPVDPHSNIGQEEVFGPVLCAMTFKDEADAIRIANDTEYGLMASVWTHDGARQQRVAKKLRGGQVYINGFGAGGGIELPFGGVRKSGHGREKGFAALLEFSQIKTIINKHN; from the coding sequence ATGCCGAACGAACTTAGCCTGCCCAAACCGCTGAACCTGATCGCGGGTAAATGGGTGCCCGCCGCATCGGGCGAGGAAATGGACGTACGTTCGCCCTTGGATGGCGAGGTGTTCACGACAATCGCGGCGGCACAGCCGGAAGATGTGGACGCGGCGGTAAAGGCCGCGCGCGAAGCATTTGATACAGGTGCTTGGGGCCAACTGACCGCCGCCGAGCGTGGGCGTCTGATGCTGAGGTTCAGCCTGCGCATTCTGGAAGAAGCCGAGCCGCTGGCCCAGCTGGAGTCCCGCGACAATGGCAAGCCGCTAAAACAGGCGCGCGCCGATATGGTTGCCTGTGCGCGTTATTTCGAATTCTACGGCGGCGCCGCGGACAAGGTCCACGGCGAGGTGATCCCGTTCATGATGGGTTACAACGTGCAGGTCGTGCGCGAGCCGTATGGCGTGATCGCCTGCATCATCCCGTGGAACTACCCGTCACAGATGTTTGCGCGTGCGCTGGCACCAGCGCTGGCTGTGGGCAATTCCACCGTCTTGAAGCCGGCCGAGGATGCGTGCCTGACCTGTCTGCGTCTGGCCGAATTGGCGGGTGAGGTCGGCTTTCCCGATGGCGCGATCAACGTGGTCACGGGTCGTGGTGACGTTGCGGGCCGGGCCCTGTCCGAACATCCCGGCGTGGATTTCATCGCCTTCACCGGCTCGCCCGAAGTGGGCCAGATGATCCAGATCGCAGCGGCGAAAAACTATATCCCCTGCACGCTGGAACTGGGCGGCAAATCCCCGCAAATCGTATTCGACGATGCCGATATCGATGCGGCGCTGCCATTTCTTGTGGGCGGGATCATCGCCAATGCGGGCCAGACATGCTCGGCCGGGTCGCGCATCCTGATTCAGGAAGGTGTCTACGACAAGGTTGTCGCGGGCCTGAAAGAGCGGTTTGAGGCGCTGGAAGCATCCGATATCGCGGAAGAGGCGGCATTGGGTCCGGTCATTTCAGCCAAACAGAAAAAGCGGGTCGAGGCCTATATCGACGGTGCCGATGCGCCGCTGATCGCGCGCGGCACAGTACGCGAGGGCGCGCCCAAGGGCGGATATTACGTCGCTCCCGCGTTGTTCGGGCCGGTCGATCCACACTCGAATATCGGTCAGGAAGAAGTGTTCGGCCCTGTCCTGTGTGCAATGACCTTCAAGGATGAGGCTGACGCGATCCGCATCGCCAACGACACCGAATATGGCCTTATGGCATCCGTCTGGACCCATGATGGCGCGCGACAGCAGCGCGTTGCGAAAAAGCTGCGTGGCGGTCAGGTCTATATCAACGGTTTCGGTGCAGGCGGCGGGATCGAACTGCCGTTCGGGGGCGTGCGTAAATCCGGGCATGGTCGCGAAAAAGGGTTCGCGGCGCTGCTTGAGTTTTCACAGATCAAAACGATCATCAATAAGCACAACTAA
- a CDS encoding ABC transporter ATP-binding protein — protein sequence MLSFHNANASIGKIPILRGLDFTVPASGTVALIGRNGAGKTTLLRSVMGFTNVTGEIRFDGQNITDMTPAKRPALGIGYAPEDRRLFSAFTVEENILLPAQVAKLDAKTTQSRIDRVYHILPELKVMADRPAGNVSGGQGKMVALGRALMLGTKLIMLDEPFQGLAPALALRYADALRDLRDTDPNVTLIITESNPSLLRGFASLTFVIERGAVAVGSLDDKKETT from the coding sequence ATGCTGAGTTTTCACAATGCCAATGCGTCGATTGGTAAAATTCCTATTCTGCGTGGTCTGGATTTCACCGTACCTGCCTCTGGCACCGTCGCGCTGATCGGGCGCAACGGCGCGGGCAAAACGACGCTGCTGCGTTCGGTCATGGGGTTTACCAATGTCACCGGCGAAATCCGGTTTGACGGGCAGAACATCACCGACATGACCCCGGCCAAACGTCCCGCGCTTGGTATCGGCTATGCGCCCGAGGACCGGCGTCTGTTCTCGGCCTTCACGGTCGAGGAAAACATCCTGCTGCCCGCGCAAGTGGCCAAACTGGATGCCAAGACAACGCAATCGCGCATTGACCGTGTCTACCACATTCTGCCTGAGCTTAAGGTCATGGCAGACCGTCCCGCCGGGAACGTTTCAGGCGGGCAGGGCAAGATGGTGGCTCTGGGACGTGCGCTGATGCTGGGCACCAAATTGATCATGTTGGACGAACCCTTTCAGGGCCTCGCCCCTGCATTGGCCCTACGCTATGCCGATGCGCTGCGCGACCTGCGAGATACGGATCCGAACGTGACACTTATCATTACTGAATCGAACCCGTCGCTGTTGCGCGGATTTGCAAGTCTGACCTTTGTGATCGAGCGTGGCGCGGTCGCAGTAGGGTCGCTTGACGACAAAAAGGAGACGACATGA
- a CDS encoding ABC transporter ATP-binding protein, giving the protein MTHLLETKGLEIRFGGVVAADNISLQIDAGKNLAIIGPNGAGKTTFLNICTGWLKPSKGKVYFEGRDVTPLSPRQITRRGVARAFQIPQLFTEHTALENLLIAAAARDQLRNPIRALKDTRQKAEMMHLLDMINCTDVAHRQVDELSEGQRKLIDIAVALALKPKLLLMDEPTSGVASSEKFEVMEILVKALTEAKVTAVFVEHDMGIVEKYADEVAVWNMGKIEMRGSPAEVLEHPDVIRDVIGEVV; this is encoded by the coding sequence ATGACCCATCTGCTTGAAACCAAAGGCTTGGAGATCCGCTTTGGCGGGGTTGTGGCCGCCGACAATATCTCGTTGCAGATCGACGCGGGCAAGAACCTTGCCATCATCGGTCCCAATGGGGCGGGCAAAACGACCTTTCTGAACATTTGCACCGGCTGGCTGAAACCCTCCAAGGGCAAGGTCTATTTCGAGGGCCGCGACGTGACCCCCCTGTCGCCGCGTCAGATCACGCGGCGCGGCGTGGCGCGTGCGTTCCAGATCCCACAGTTGTTCACCGAGCATACTGCGTTGGAAAACCTGCTGATCGCCGCCGCTGCGCGCGACCAGCTGCGCAACCCGATCCGAGCGTTGAAAGACACGCGTCAGAAGGCCGAGATGATGCACCTTCTGGACATGATCAACTGCACTGATGTGGCCCATCGCCAAGTGGATGAATTGTCCGAAGGCCAGCGCAAGCTGATCGACATCGCCGTGGCGCTGGCGCTGAAGCCCAAGCTGCTGTTGATGGACGAGCCGACATCAGGCGTCGCCAGCTCGGAAAAGTTCGAGGTGATGGAAATCCTGGTCAAAGCCTTGACCGAGGCCAAAGTCACCGCCGTCTTTGTCGAACATGACATGGGCATCGTCGAGAAATACGCCGACGAGGTTGCCGTCTGGAATATGGGCAAGATCGAAATGCGCGGGTCGCCCGCCGAAGTGCTGGAGCATCCCGATGTGATCCGTGATGTGATCGGGGAGGTTGTCTGA